A window of Apium graveolens cultivar Ventura chromosome 8, ASM990537v1, whole genome shotgun sequence contains these coding sequences:
- the LOC141680320 gene encoding kirola-like — MASKLVSQTKIKSSGDVFHDLLRHQPHQISNISSHVQSVDLHDGEWGTEGSIISRNYVHDGKDMFGKEIIEVIDEEKKSITFKVIEGNVLEIFKNFKLICHVDTEGEEHLVTWTFEYEKMHEDVEDPHTLMDVIVGITKHIESYHLDPKVDP; from the exons ATGGCAAGTAAGTTGGTTAGCCAAACAAAAATAAAGTCTTCTGGAGACGTTTTCCATGACTTGTTAAGGCATCAACCACATCAAATCTCCAACATTTCATCGCATGTTCAGAGTGTTGATTTGCACGATGGTGAATGGGGAACTGAAGGCAGCATCATTTCCCGGAACTATGTGCACG ATGGAAAAGATATGTTCGGGAAAGAGATTATAGAAGTCATAGACGAGGAGAAGAAGTCCATCACCTTCAAGGTCATTGAAGGCAATGTTCTTGAAATATTCAAAAACTTCAAACTCATTTGCCACGTGGATACGGAAGGTGAAGAACACTTGGTGACGTGGACCTTTGAGTACGAGAAGATGCATGAGGACGTGGAGGATCCGCATACCTTGATGGACGTTATTGTAGGTATCACAAAACATATCGAGTCTTACCATCTCGATCCCAAAGTAGATCCGTAA
- the LOC141677104 gene encoding uncharacterized protein LOC141677104 yields the protein MASTSTPSSYYLQKSKPFFHDKTPLHLSFVLPASSKSLVFLRTNSSNATKYNEVVVDDEMDRVRRLQNGSDVRGVAVEGEKGRTVDLTTPVAEAIAESFGEWVIRKLEEEKGRPVEDVKISLGRDPRISGASLSVGIFAGLARAGCMVFDMGLATTPACFMSTLLPPFYYDASIMMTASHLPYTRNGLKFFTKKGGLTSPEVEEICDIAARKYANRQVKVSTLLSPPTKVNFMSAYSNHLRNIIKERVNHPVHYDTPLLGFQIIVNAGNGSGGFFTWDVLDKLGADTFGSINLQPDGMFPNHIPNPEDKVAMALTRAAVLENSADLGIVFDTDVDRSGVVDKEGNPINGDKLIALMSAIVLREHPDSTIVTDARTSMALTKFITERGGHHCLYRVGYRNVIDKGVELNKDGIDAHLMMETSGHGALKENYFLDDGAYMVVRIIIEMVRMKLEGSDEGIGSLIKDLEEPLESAVLRMDVLSEPRDAKAKAVEVIETFKNYVVEGKLGGWELDSCGDCWVSDGCLVDATDAPTVIDAHMYRAKVSDERHGEYGWVHIRQSIHNPNIAVNIQSTVSGGCQSMTRVLRDKFLLASGMDTVLDITEIDKYASV from the exons ATGGCTTCTACTTCAACTCCTTCATCGTATTATTTACAAAAATCTAAACCATTTTTCCACGATAAAACGCCTTTACATTTATCATTTGTATTGCCTGCTTCAAGTAAGTCACTCGTATTCCTACGTACGAACTCCTCAAATGCTACAAAATACAATGAAGTTGTGGTGGACGATGAAATGGACAGAGTCCGGAGGCTGCAAAACGGGTCAGATGTCCGAGGAGTGGCAGTGGAAGGAGAAAAAGGCCGGACAGTGGACTTAACAACGCCTGTTGCAGAAGCAATAGCCGAGAGTTTCGGAGAATGGGTGATCAGAAAGTTGGAGGAAGAAAAAGGAAGACCGGTGGAGGATGTTAAAATTTCTTTAGGAAGGGATCCTAGAATTTCAGGGGCTTCTTTAAGCGTAGGGATTTTTGCAGGGCTGGCTCGAGCTGGTTGCATGGTGTTTGATATGGGGCTTGCAACTACACCAGCTTGTTTTATGAGTACATTGTTGCCTCCTTTTTACTATGATGCTTCCATAATG ATGACAGCTTCTCATTTACCTTACACTCGAAATGGATTGAAATTTTTCACAAAGAAAGGAGGGTTGACATCACCAGAAGTAGAGGAAATTTGTGACATAGCTGCTCGTAAATATGCAAACAGACAGGTGAAGGTGTCAACGCTCCTCTCTCCTCCCACAAAAGTTAATTTCATGAGTGCTTACTCCAATCATCTCCGTAACATCATCAAGGAAAGAGTCAATCACCCTGTCCATTATGATACTCCTCTTCTTGGGTTTCAG ATCATAGTGAATGCTGGAAATGGATCAGGAGGCTTTTTCACTTGGGATGTGTTGGACAAATTAGGAGCAGACACTTTTGGTTCTATAAACCTGCAGCCAGATGGAATGTTTCCGAACCACATTCCAAACCCTGAGGACAAAGTTGCCATGGCTTTAACAAGAGCCGCTGTATTAGAAAATTCGGCAGATCTCGGCATTGTGTTTGACACTGATGTAGATCGTAGTGGCGTGGTGGATAAAGAAGGAAATCCAATCAATGGTGATAAGTTAATAGCCCTCATGTCTGCCATTGTTCTAAGGGAACACCCCGACTCAACCATTGTGACTGATGCTCGGACAAGTATGGCTCTTACAAAGTTCATCACTGAAAGAGGGGGTCATCATTGCTTGTATCGAGTTGGATATCGAAATGTAATTGATAAAGGAGTTGAGCTTAATAAGGATGGAATTGATGCTCATCTTATGATGGAAACCTCTGGACATGGTGCTCTGAAAGAAAATTATTTTCTTGATGATG GTGCGTACATGGTGGTAAGAATCATAATTGAAATGGTACGGATGAAGCTGGAGGGGTCAGATGAAGGAATTGGAAGTCTTATAAAAGATTTGGAAGAGCCACTAGAATCTGCAGTACTTAGAATGGACGTCCTGTCGGAGCCTAGAGATGCAAAGGCAAAAGCTGTTGAAGTTATTGAAACTTTCAAGAACTACGTCGTG GAAGGAAAGCTAGGAGGGTGGGAATTAGACTCTTGTGGAGACTGCTGGGTAAGCGACGGTTGCCTTGTGGATGCTACCGATGCTCCAACTGTCATTGATGCACATATGTACAG GGCTAAAGTTTCAGATGAAAGACACGGAGAATATGGCTGGGTACACATAAGGCAAAGTATTCACAACCCAAACATAGCTGTTAATATACAATCAACCGTCTCTGGAGGATGTCAATCGATGACAAGAGTTCTTAGAGATAA GTTTCTTCTTGCAAGTGGAATGGATACTGTACTTGACATTACTGAGATTGACAAGTATGCCAGTGTTTGA
- the LOC141677105 gene encoding protein C2-DOMAIN ABA-RELATED 9-like, translated as MNALLGLLKIKIRRGRNLAVRDAVSSDPYVVVLMGRQKLKTQVIHDNCNPVWNEELTLSIKDLSLPIKLTVYDKDTFSGDDRMGEAVIDINDYIESLKMGLENLPDGTKVNRVQPNRNNCLADESAIVWNKGKITQDMILRLKNVESGLLEIGLEWVEVPGCKGLM; from the exons ATGAATGCTTTGCTGGGCCTTCTGAAAATAAAAATACGTAGAGGAAGGAATTTAGCCGTCCGTGATGCAGTCTCCAGTGATCCTTATGTTGTCGTCCTTATGGGTCGCCAG AAACTTAAAACTCAAGTGATCCATGACAACTGCAATCCTGTGTGGAATGAGGAACTCACTCTATCCATTAAGGATTTAAGCCTTCCGATTAAACTA ACTGTATACGACAAGGACACATTCAGCGGGGATGACAGAATGGGAGAAGCTGTGATCGACATCAATGATTATATAGAAAGTTTAAAGATGGGGTTAGAAAACCTTCCAGATGGTACCAAAGTTAACAGAGTTCAGCCCAATAGAAATAACTGCCTAGCTGATGAAAGCGCAATTGTTTGGAACAAAGGAAAGATTACTCAGGACATGATCCTTAGATTGAAAAACGTTGAAAGTGGTTTACTCGAAATTGGACTTGAATGGGTTGAAGTTCCAGGCTGCAAAGGTTTAATGTAA
- the LOC141678579 gene encoding protein C2-DOMAIN ABA-RELATED 4-like translates to MDDLLGLLKVKVRRGINLAVRDAVTSDPYVVVSMGRQKLKTHVVNDNCNPEWNDEITLSVKDLSLPVKLTVYDKDMFSIDDKMGEAVVDIKDYVQCLRMGLENLPDGTVVHKSHPDRQNCLSEESAIVWNKGKITQDMFLRLRNVECGELEIGIEWVEVPGCKGLM, encoded by the exons ATGGATGATTTGTTGGGTCTGCTCAAAGTAAAAGTGCGTAGAGGAATAAATTTAGCTGTTCGTGATGCAGTCACCAGCGATCCTTATGTTGTCGTCAGTATGGGCCGTCAG AAACTTAAAACTCATGTGGTCAATGACAACTGCAATCCTGAGTGGAACGATGAAATCACTCTCTCCGTTAAGGATTTGAGCCTTCCGGTTAAACTT ACCGTCTACGATAAGGACATGTTCAGCATAGACGACAAAATGGGAGAGGCTGTGGTTGACATCAAAGATTATGTACAATGTTTAAGAATGGGATTAGAAAACCTTCCAGATGGTACCGTTGTTCATAAAAGTCATCCAGATAGACAAAATTGCTTATCTGAGGAAAGCGCTATTGTCTGGAACAAAGGAAAGATCACTCAAGATATGTTCCTTCGCCTGAGAAATGTCGAATGTGGGGAACTCGAGATTGGGATTGAATGGGTTGAAGTTCCAGGCTGCAAAGGCTTAATGTAA
- the LOC141678771 gene encoding uncharacterized protein At4g22758-like — protein sequence MLLTKKTKKQAASSKETRILISVTVIGSPGPIRLVVNQEELVAAVIDAVLKSYARIGRFPILGTNLNSFHLYCPASGAQALSPWETIGSNGVRNFVLCKKAEMEKPIENEKPITAVQFSGKGNGRWRTWFNKSSKIPSH from the exons ATGTTGCTCACTAAGAAGACGAAGAAACAGGCTGCCTCGAGCAAGGAAACTCGCATATTGATAAGCGTCACGGTGATTGGAAGTCCCGGTCCAATCCGTTTGGTTGTGAATCAGGAGGAGCTTGTGGCTGCTGTTATTGATGCAGTTCTCAAGTCTTATGCTCGCATTGGTCGGTTTCCGATTTTAGGCACCAATCTCAATAGTTTCCATCTATATTGCCCTGCTTCCGGAGCTCAAG CTTTGAGTCCATGGGAGACAATCGGATCGAATGGGGTTCGAAATTTTGTTCTGTGCAAGAAGGCTGAGATGGAGAAGCCAATTGAAAATGAGAAACCAATCACAGCTGTGCAGTTTTCTGGGAAGGGAAATGGCAGGTGGAGGACATGGTTCAATAAATCTTCGAAGATACCTTCGCACTAG